The Citrus sinensis cultivar Valencia sweet orange chromosome 4, DVS_A1.0, whole genome shotgun sequence DNA segment CTAAGAGTGCTTCTCTCATGAacatttcatcaatttttcGTTGCTCACTTTCAAGTTTATATGCTTCTTCCCATTCATCAAATCTATCTTTCGAAACTTGCTTGTTCCGTTGAAGCTTCCTTTGTTTCAACTCCCCATCATTCCCAGAccctaatgcttcaattaatcTAGAATTAAAAGGTTGAGCAGACTGAACCATTGAGCCACTTTCAGATGCATAAGTTTTACTGGTTTCAGAAACTGCCTCTACAGCAGGAGGTGTTAGTAAAGTTTCAGCAGGTAATTGTGATGATAATGGCAGAACTTCCTGGCCAGAACTGGTACTTTGGGAACTGCTCCTTTCTGCTTTCTGATCAAGATTTTTCACTGCAGAACTTGAGGAAAGACGTGAGATACGTTTTGATGTTGACCAACCTTCTATTACAGTGGAAGAAGATGGCATATCCGCTTCAGGCTTTTGTTCTTTGCTCTTTGACTTAATTTTGTCAGATGTTTCTCCTTGACTGTGAGTAGAAGTTCTCCCTTGTTGTAGCTGATGAAAAGGTGTTACATCTTGAGGCGGGCTGCTCCCTTctcttttcatattttcatcaCCATTCTTATTGGATTCATGTCCAGAAAACCAAGTCCCACTGCTAACAGAATCATTAGACGGACTTTTAGCATCCGACGTTGCAGCAGAGCTTGGGGTTTCAGCATGTGAACCCCACCGTAATCGAACAATGTCTGCCATGATATTCCACAGGGACCTACCCCTTCTCTTCACAATGGCGTTACCTGCTGCTTGGTTGCCCTCCATTGCTTCCGCTTGGGGTTGAACAAATGAGTCTGTCACATGCCACATCTCATCAGAAGGCCCTTTTGCTCCAGAGCTCTCAGATGATTTCCTTGGTTCACGCCCTTTCAAGTGCAAGTCTTCAGAACCATACTGACCtgcattctttttaaattgctTCTCACCTCCATACAACAATTCTGTCTCAGCAATGTTCTCCTTTTGCATTTCAGAAGTTGAGACTTCATGCCTAGCCTTTTCAACAAACTCCGCCACTAATTGAGTTGACGATTCGGCAAACCTATGAGCTGAACCCAGAGCATCTTCACAGGTAGAAAGGTTTAAAGGCTCATCATAAGTCTCATCCTGTCCACCTTTGACATATGAATCACTGTGCAAAGACAGAGTTCTCATTCCTGAATGTGTATGCAAGGCACTAGAGCCACTTTCTGAAGAAACCTCTTGAACTGCAAGCCCACTACTAGAAGCAGCATGCCCTGAACTTATGGTGAGCAACTGATGTGGGGGAGGCATCAAAATTTCCTGTGAAATTCTCTCCTCCTCCTCGTCTTCCTCCACATTAATCTGTGGCACTCTAGCTTGAGAAACCAAATTCAAAGATGCTTGAATACTAGAGCTCTCTTCTGAGTACTCTTCATGAGAACTAGATACTCCAGTAGGCTTTTGGGCCtcttttgttaatttactCTGCATGGCTTTTTCATCAGGCTGATTATGTCTGTCTCTTGTTGCCCCCATAGGTTTCACAACTGATGTCATGGCACTTGCTTGATTAACCCCTTTTTCAGAAGTCCTCAGAGAATCTGTACGTCTTTCCATTTCACTGGCTTGTATAACTGACACTCTAGAGACATCTTGGGACCCTTTCCAGGGTTCAATTCTCTGATGATGTTCATGATCTTTCTGGGAGTGCTGCAACCTTGAATTCTCTTCTAGGTTCTTCATTCTAGTTTCAGATTGTATAGTTGAGctctttttaatattagtgtcATGAGTTTCTGATAATTCAGAAGAGTATTCTGGCTCTATTCTCAAGTCAATTTGTCCAGTGATCCTTTCACTACTTTGTTGGTGTTGCCCTTTTGTCCGCTGGACTGAACTCTGAACCAAAGTTTCATCTTTTTGCTGGACCTTCATTCTAGACTCAGAATGTCTCTGCAAATTAGAAACTCTTTCACTATTGGCATTAAGAATTTCAGAAGTTCTGGGAAGTTGCTGGAAGTCCCTCTTTAAATCGTTATTTCCAGTAACAAGGTCTGTTTGGCAAAGTTTACCCCTAGTCACGTTTTCTTCTCTACCACTAAACTGCTTTTGGGATTCGGAAGTTGTTTCAACATTATTGCCATGCATCTCCTCCACTGTTTTGACTTCTTGCCATTGTCTTCTTGACAGTTTAGTGTCTTGGACATCCATTTGGCTATATAGTTTTCTCGTTCCCTTATCCAAATTCACAGCCAAAGCTGATTCCTCTTCCACATTATCTAATTGCTGATGAGAATTAGACGCCTTCTCATAATCAGTTTTGGTTGTCCCATCTATTCTCCAATGAATGTCTGAAGACTGTTTTGTGGATTTTGTTTCTTCTGTTGCTACTTCAGTAAGCTTCTTCTCCGACTTCTTTCTGCAATCCCATTTAACACGACTCCCAGATGAAGAAGATCTTTGGTCTGCTGCTCCATGCCCATCGACCTCATTGAACTCTTCCACTACTTGTGCTTTGTATCTATCTTCTTCACTCCTACATGAATCCTTCCTAAACCCAGTCACTGATTCTTCCACAATTCGCCCTTCCTTATCCTGAACTTCCTCATACTCCCCAGCAGACGAAAGTGAGTAATAAGAAGAACAACTAGAACTTTTGGTCCTTTCTCTATGCTTATTTCCTCTAGCAACAGCTTCCCTCCCTTCATACCTCCCATACCCTTCCTCCCTTGCCTCAATCCTTGGCGATTCAAACTCACATTTTGAGTTACTCTGCAACAAATTCGACCCAACATTTTTCTTCCTCCCCCTAAAATATTCACCTCCGTAGTTCCCTCTTTTCTCTACTTCCACTTTCTTCTTCCTCCCCCTATACAATTCACCACCATGGACttcattcttcacaatttcCACTCTCTTAGCTAACCTCCCATTTCTCTCTGTACCACCTAAACACTCGTCACCAACTTCTTCACTCAACAAACTAATCACAGCCTCGGCATCAGCAACACCACCTAACCAACTCCTCTCATTCGTTTCCTCCAAAGCCATACGCCTAAACCTTCTATTCCTCCTCCTACCAAAACCTTCATCGCCGCTTCTTTCTCTAATTGAGCAAGAAACCTCATAACTACCCCTACCAAGATCATAAACCGGAAGCCGCGAAAAGATTCTATCTTTGAAAccaaaaattaatcttttataagGTGGACGTTGGATAAGAGTGGATTGCCTTAACCCACATAAGTAGCTGGCGTTCACGGGCACTCTATTATTATGAGCAGCAGAAACTtcacaacaacaacagcaagTACAACAACACGAACAACATGATAATGAAGTTCTGTCAAATCTTTCATTCAATAAGCTGGAATAGTCATTGAAAGAGAATGAGAGAGAACCCCTACTTTTAAATGATACTAAAGTTGAGCTGAAGTAAGCGTTATGCATACTTTATGTGTTGAGAGAGACGCTTACCTTGATTAGAGAAGTGGGCTATCGTTGGTTTTGGGAGCTGCAGCAGATGCTGAAGAGCGTCGTTTGATCCTTGCGAATCAGATTTGATCAGCtgatataaaaatgaatattttattttgtcgaAACTGATCGGTGAAGAGTCGTTGTGTCGACTCGCTGAGTTGTTTTATTAAATGGGTTCTGGGCTGCGTCTGTAAGGAAAACATTGGGCTTTGCTTCGGAGTGATACTAAAAACACCCAGGAATTATCTGGTTACACCGATCTTAACGAGGTTGGTGGATTTAGAAAAACCTTGGCTCTTTTAAGCTCACCCCGTGTGACATTGATTTACACCAGAGGCCCAAATTTCGAGATGGTTTATCCTCCGTTATTTTATCCCTTTCTGTTTTTTGAAGTTGCTTTCTACGTGGGTTTTGA contains these protein-coding regions:
- the LOC102613873 gene encoding tRNA(adenine(34)) deaminase, chloroplastic produces the protein MALEETNERSWLGGVADAEAVISLLSEEVGDECLGGTERNGRLAKRVEIVKNEVHGGELYRGRKKKVEVEKRGNYGGEYFRGRKKNVGSNLLQSNSKCEFESPRIEAREEGYGRYEGREAVARGNKHRERTKSSSCSSYYSLSSAGEYEEVQDKEGRIVEESVTGFRKDSCRSEEDRYKAQVVEEFNEVDGHGAADQRSSSSGSRVKWDCRKKSEKKLTEVATEETKSTKQSSDIHWRIDGTTKTDYEKASNSHQQLDNVEEESALAVNLDKGTRKLYSQMDVQDTKLSRRQWQEVKTVEEMHGNNVETTSESQKQFSGREENVTRGKLCQTDLVTGNNDLKRDFQQLPRTSEILNANSERVSNLQRHSESRMKVQQKDETLVQSSVQRTKGQHQQSSERITGQIDLRIEPEYSSELSETHDTNIKKSSTIQSETRMKNLEENSRLQHSQKDHEHHQRIEPWKGSQDVSRVSVIQASEMERRTDSLRTSEKGVNQASAMTSVVKPMGATRDRHNQPDEKAMQSKLTKEAQKPTGVSSSHEEYSEESSSIQASLNLVSQARVPQINVEEDEEEERISQEILMPPPHQLLTISSGHAASSSGLAVQEVSSESGSSALHTHSGMRTLSLHSDSYVKGGQDETYDEPLNLSTCEDALGSAHRFAESSTQLVAEFVEKARHEVSTSEMQKENIAETELLYGGEKQFKKNAGQYGSEDLHLKGREPRKSSESSGAKGPSDEMWHVTDSFVQPQAEAMEGNQAAGNAIVKRRGRSLWNIMADIVRLRWGSHAETPSSAATSDAKSPSNDSVSSGTWFSGHESNKNGDENMKREGSSPPQDVTPFHQLQQGRTSTHSQGETSDKIKSKSKEQKPEADMPSSSTVIEGWSTSKRISRLSSSSAVKNLDQKAERSSSQSTSSGQEVLPLSSQLPAETLLTPPAVEAVSETSKTYASESGSMVQSAQPFNSRLIEALGSGNDGELKQRKLQRNKQVSKDRFDEWEEAYKLESEQRKIDEMFMREALLEAKKAADTWEVPVGAVLVQHGKIIARGCNLVEELRDSTAHAEMICIRAASNVLRTWRLADATLYVTLEPCPMCAGAILQARVSTLVWGAPNKLLGADGSWVSRLFPDGGEKRDGSEPSDKPAGPVHPFHPKMTIRRGVLAAECADIMHQFFQLRRRKKEKIEDDLPPPSCVPIVNQQSKILTKMRHMFHMMFCL